Proteins from a single region of Oryza brachyantha chromosome 6, ObraRS2, whole genome shotgun sequence:
- the LOC102714836 gene encoding uncharacterized protein LOC102714836 has translation MAMNKLVGAAVRRPGWADLPRDLLESVLGRLPVPDRLRFPGVCTAWQSADAASATARFQAVQPPWLMLPFNPTARRQSPGGGGGGGGGDGRLLEARFLSLSDGRAYSIPQPAPAVSERLCVGSSDGWLVTADAASELHLLNPLTGAQVQLPSVTTLPFVDASRDADGRVVSYDLRCCFGDGEHGDEVLVPPESFAPDKLRYELYDKAILVAPPRRQTPSGSWGGYAVLLICQPLYRLAIARAGDTRWTLLDTPSRCWVDAVRASSATDGHQAVYTLDSVGRVVAWDMDSISSTADTMTPKVIAPPCCCSRRACSMSIPCTKYLVELSPGHLLQVHRLRDKAHARYKWEPRQERVEYTTVKAELFEWKAGAAAAHSQWARVDSKGGAGVLAGRALFLGKSASTCVPADCCPEVKGNCVYFTDDGPWSHERCHEVVPDVGVLDLADGSYKVPRGAVRDLLWKWPPPVWVFPSCTN, from the coding sequence ATGGCGATGAACAAGCTAGTCGGCGCCGCGGTCAGGCGGCCCGGGTGGGCCGACCTCCCGCGCGACCTTCTTGAGTCCGTGCTCGGGCGCCTCCCCGTGCCGGACCGGCTCCGATTTCCCGGCGTCTGCACCGCGTGGCAGTCGGCTGATGcggcctccgccaccgccaggTTTCAGGCTGTGCAGCCGCCGTGGCTCATGCTTCCGTTCAACCCGACGGCGCGCAGGCAGagcccgggcggcggcggcggcgggggtggtggtgatggtagGTTGTTGGAGGCGAGGTTCTTGAGCCTCTCCGATGGCAGGGCGTACTCCATCCCGCAGCCGGCTCCGGCAGTCTCGGAGCGTCTATGCGTCGGCTCGTCCGATGGGTGGCTCGTCACCGCCGATGCCGCCTCCGAGCTTCATCTTCTGAACCCGCTCACCGGCGCGCAAGTCCAGCTCCCGTCGGTCACCACCCTCCCTTTCGTCGACGCCAGCCGCGACGCGGACGGCCGTGTCGTGAGCTACGACCTGCGCTGCTGCTTCGGGGATGGTGAACACGGGGACGAGGTGCTGGTCCCGCCGGAGTCGTTCGCGCCGGACAAGCTACGGTACGAGCTCTACGACAAGGCCATCCTCGTCGCGCCTCCCCGGAGGCAGACGCCGTCGGGGTCGTGGGGCGGCTACGCCGTGCTGCTCATCTGCCAGCCTCTGTACCGTCTCGCCATTGCCAGAGCCGGGGACACGAGATGGACTCTGCTCGACACGCCGTCGCGCTGCTGGGTCGACGCCGTGCGCGCGTCCTCCGCCACCGACGGTCACCAAGCGGTGTACACGCTGGACTCCGTGGGGCGCGTCGTGGCGTGGGACATGGACAGCATCTCAAGCACGGCGGACACGATGACGCCCAAGGTGatcgcgccgccgtgctgctgctCCCGCCGCGCGTGCTCCATGTCGATACCCTGCACCAAATACCTCGTCGAGCTCTCGCCGGGGCACCTGCTCCAGGTGCACCGGCTTAGGGACAAGGCGCACGCCCGGTACAAGTGGGAGCCCCGGCAAGAGCGCGTCGAGTACACGACCGTCAAGGCCGAGCTCTTCGAGTGgaaggccggcgccgccgccgcccatagCCAGTGGGCGCGGGTGGACAGcaagggcggcgccggcgtcctcgCCGGGCGCGCGCTATTCTTGGGCAAGAGCGCGTCGACGTGCGTCCCGGCGGACTGTTGCCCCGAGGTGAAGGGCAACTGTGTCTACTTCACCGACGACGGGCCGTGGTCGCACGAGAGGTGCCACGAGGTGGTGCCGGACGTCGGCGtgctcgacctcgccgacgggAGCTACAAGGTGCCCCGCGGCGCCGTGCGCGACCTGCTCTGGAagtggccgccgccggtgtgGGTCTTCCCCTCCTGCACCAACTGA